GTGGCCCCCCCCACCACCACCACGTCGTAGCCCGCCATCCCATCTCACTCTAGCGGGTCCCGGGGTTAAAATGGAGGACCGGGACGACGGAGGGGGAAGGTTGTCGCACGAGGCCGTCTGGCAACACGTTCTGGAGCACATCCGCCGCAGCATCACCGAGGTGGAGTTCCACACCTGGTTTGAAAGGATCCGCCCCTTGGGGATCCGGGACGGGGTGCTGGAGCTCGCCGTGCCCACCTCCTTCGCCCTGGACTGGATCCGGCGCCACTACGCCGGCCTCATCCAGGAGGCCCTCGGCCTCCTCGGGGCCCAGGCGCCCCGGTTTGAGCTCCGGGTGGTGCCCGGGGTCGTGGTCCAGGAGGACATCTTCCAGGCCGCCCCCGCCGAGGCCCCCCGGCCCAAGCTCAACCCGAAGTACACCTTTGAGAACTTCGTGGTGGGGCCCAACAACTCCATGGCCCACGCCGCTGCCGTGGCCGTGGCCGAGTCCCCCGGCCGGGCCTACAACCCCCTCTTCATCTACGGGGGAGTGGGCCTGGGGAAAACCCACCTGATGCACGCCGTGGGCCACTCCGTGGCCAAGCGCTTCCCTCACCTGAAAATTGAGTACGTCTCCACGGAAACCTTCACCAACGAGCTCATCAACGCCATCCGCGAGGACCGAATGGCGGAGTTCCGGGAGCGGTACCGCTCCGTGGACCTCCTGCTGGTGGACGACGTCCAGTTCATCGCCGGGAAGGAGCGCACCCAGGAGGAGTTTTTCCACACCTTCAACGCCCTTTACGAGGCCCACAAGCAGATCATCCTCTCCTCCGACCGGCCGCCCAAGGACATCCTCACCCTGGAGGCGCGCCTGAGGAGCCGCTTTGAGTGGGGCCTGATCACCGACATCCAGCCCCCAGACCTGGAGACCCGGATCGCCATCCTGAAGATGAACGCCGAGCAGCGGGGCCTGAGGATCCCCGAGGACGCCCTGGAGTACATCGCCCGGCAGGTCACCTCCAACATCCGGGAGCTGGAAGGGGCCCTCATGCGGGCCATCGCCTTCGCCTCCCTCAACGGCGTTGAGCTGACCCGCGCCGTGGCCGCCAAGGCCCTCTCCGACATCTTCGCCCCTAGGGAGCTGGAGGCGGACCCCTTGGAGATCATCCGCAAGGTGGCGGACCACTTTGGCCTGAAACCGGAGGAGCTCACGGGGAGCGGCCGCAAGAAGGAGGTGGTCCTCCCCCGGCAGCTCGCCATGTACCTGGTGCGGGAGCTTACCCGGGCTTCCCTGCCCGAGATCGGCCAGCTCTTCGGCGGCCGGGACCACACCACGGTCCTCTACGCCATCCAGAAGGTCCAGGAGCTCGCGGAAAGCGACCGGGAGGTGCAGGGCCTCCTCCGCACCCTCCGGGAGGCGTGCACATGACCCCTGTGGATAACCTGTGGATAACCCTGTGGATAACCGGGCTCAAGCTGTGGATAACCCTGTGGATAACCTGTGGAAAACCCCAGGGGGGCCGACCCCTGTGGATAACCCGCCCTTTATCCACAGGTTATCCACAGGCCGGGGCCAGTTATCCACAGCAGTTATCCACAGGCCGTTTCTCGTCCTGGAGGGCGTTTTCCCCCGCTTATCCACATTTCCACAGGCCCTACTACTACGACTACGGATCTTTAAAAGCTTTAAAAAAAAGAGTCGTAATAGCCGTTAAAGGAGGCGTTAGGCGATGAACATAACGGTTCCCAAGAAACTCCTCTCGGACCAGCTTTCCCTTCTGGAGCGCATCGTCCCCTCTAGAAGCGCCAACCCCCTCTACACCTACCTGGGGCTTTACGCCGAGGAAGGAGCTTTGGTCCTCTTCGGGACCAACGGGGAGGTGGACCTCGAGGTCCGCCTCCCCGCCGAGGCCCAAAGCCTTCCCCGGGTGCTCGTCCCCGCCCAGCCCTTCTTCCAGCTGGTGCGGAGCCTTCCCGGGGACCTCGTGGCCCTCGGCCTCGCCTCGGAGCCGGGCCAGGGGGGGCAGCTGGAGCTCTCCTCGGGGCGCTTCCGCACCCGGCTCAGCCTGGCCCCCGCCGAGGGCTACCCCGAGCTTCTGGTGCCCGAGGGGGAGGACGAGGGGGCCTTCCCCCTCCGGACGCGGATGCCCTCCGGGGAGCTCGTCAAGGCCTTGACCCACGTGCGCTACGCCGCGAGCAACGAGGAATACCGGGCCATCTTCCGCGGGGTGCAACTGGAGTTCTCTCCCCAGGGCTTCCGGGCGGTGGCCTCCGACGGGTACCGCCTCGCCCTCTACGACCTGCCCCTGCCCCAAGGGTTCCAGGCCAAGGCCGTGGTCCCCGCCCGGAGCGTGGACGAGATGGTGCGGGTCCTGAAGGGGGCAGACGGGGCCGAGGCCGACCTTGCCTTGGGCGGGGGGGTGTTGGCCCTGGCCCTCGAGGGCGGAAGCGGGGTCCGGATGGCCCTCCGCCTCATGGAAGGGGAGTTCCCCGACTACCAGAGGGTTATCCCCCAGGAGTTCGCCCTCAAGGTCCAGGTGGAGGGAGAGGCCCTCAGGGAGGCGGTGCGCCGGGTGAGCGTCCTCTCCGACCGGCAGAACCACCGGGTAGACCTCCTTTTGGAGGAGGGCCGGATCCTCCTCTCCGCCGAGGGGGACTACGGCAAGGGGCAGGAGGAGGTGCCCGCCCAGGTGGAGGGGCCGGGCATGGCCGTGGCCTACAACGCCCGCTACCTCCTCGAGGCCCTCGCCCCCGTGGGGGACCGGGCCCACCTGGGCATCTCCGGGCCCACGAGCCCGAGCCTCATCTGGGGGGACGGGGAGGGGTACCGGGCGGTGGTGGTGCCCCTCAGGGTCTAGGGGGTAGTATGGGGCGGGGGAGCGTGAAGCGCTTCCACAAGGGAGGTTGGGCATGACCACCATTGTCGGCGTCCGGGCACGCGAGGTTTTGGACTCCAGGGGCTTTCCCACGGTAGAGGCGGAGGTGGAGCTGGAAGGCGGGGCCAGGGGCCGGGCCATGGTGCCCTCCGGGGCCTCCACCGGAACCCATGAGGCCCTGGAGCTCAGGGACGGCGGCAAGCGCTACCTGGGCAAGGGGGTGCGCCGGGCGGTGGAGAACGTCAACGAGCGCATCGCCCCCGAGCTCATCGGGATGGACGCCCTGGACCAGGAAGGGGTGGACCGGGTCATGCGGGAGCTGGACGGCACCCCCAACAAGGCCAACCTGGGGGCGAACGCCATCCTGGCCGTGTCCTTGGCCACGGCCCGGGCGGCGGCCGAGGCCCTGGGCCTGCCCCTCTACCGCTACCTGGGCGGGGTCCAGGGGGTCACCCTCCCCGTGCCCCTCATGAACGTCATCAACGGGGGGAAGCACGCCGACAACCGGGTGGACTTCCAGGAGTTCATGCTGGTGCCCGCCGGGGCGGGAAGCTTCGCCGAGGCCTTGAGGATCGGGGCCGAGGTCTTCCACACCCTCAAGGCCGTCCTCAAGGAGAAGGGCTACAGCACCAACGTGGGGGACGAGGGCGGCTTCGCCCCCGACCTCAAGAGCAACGAAGAGGCGGTGGAGCTTTTGCTCCTCGCCATTGAGCGGGCGGGGTACACCCCGGGCCAGGAGGTCTCCCTGGCCCTGGACCCGGCCACGAGCG
This region of Thermus thermophilus genomic DNA includes:
- the dnaA gene encoding chromosomal replication initiator protein DnaA, whose product is MSHEAVWQHVLEHIRRSITEVEFHTWFERIRPLGIRDGVLELAVPTSFALDWIRRHYAGLIQEALGLLGAQAPRFELRVVPGVVVQEDIFQAAPAEAPRPKLNPKYTFENFVVGPNNSMAHAAAVAVAESPGRAYNPLFIYGGVGLGKTHLMHAVGHSVAKRFPHLKIEYVSTETFTNELINAIREDRMAEFRERYRSVDLLLVDDVQFIAGKERTQEEFFHTFNALYEAHKQIILSSDRPPKDILTLEARLRSRFEWGLITDIQPPDLETRIAILKMNAEQRGLRIPEDALEYIARQVTSNIRELEGALMRAIAFASLNGVELTRAVAAKALSDIFAPRELEADPLEIIRKVADHFGLKPEELTGSGRKKEVVLPRQLAMYLVRELTRASLPEIGQLFGGRDHTTVLYAIQKVQELAESDREVQGLLRTLREACT
- the dnaN gene encoding DNA polymerase III subunit beta codes for the protein MNITVPKKLLSDQLSLLERIVPSRSANPLYTYLGLYAEEGALVLFGTNGEVDLEVRLPAEAQSLPRVLVPAQPFFQLVRSLPGDLVALGLASEPGQGGQLELSSGRFRTRLSLAPAEGYPELLVPEGEDEGAFPLRTRMPSGELVKALTHVRYAASNEEYRAIFRGVQLEFSPQGFRAVASDGYRLALYDLPLPQGFQAKAVVPARSVDEMVRVLKGADGAEADLALGGGVLALALEGGSGVRMALRLMEGEFPDYQRVIPQEFALKVQVEGEALREAVRRVSVLSDRQNHRVDLLLEEGRILLSAEGDYGKGQEEVPAQVEGPGMAVAYNARYLLEALAPVGDRAHLGISGPTSPSLIWGDGEGYRAVVVPLRV
- the eno gene encoding phosphopyruvate hydratase; the encoded protein is MTTIVGVRAREVLDSRGFPTVEAEVELEGGARGRAMVPSGASTGTHEALELRDGGKRYLGKGVRRAVENVNERIAPELIGMDALDQEGVDRVMRELDGTPNKANLGANAILAVSLATARAAAEALGLPLYRYLGGVQGVTLPVPLMNVINGGKHADNRVDFQEFMLVPAGAGSFAEALRIGAEVFHTLKAVLKEKGYSTNVGDEGGFAPDLKSNEEAVELLLLAIERAGYTPGQEVSLALDPATSELYRDGKYHLEGEGKVLSSEEMVAFWEAWVEKYPIRSIEDGLAEDDWEGWRLLTERLGGKVQLVGDDLFVTNPERLRAGIERGVANAILVKVNQIGTLSETLEAIRLAQRSGYRAVISHRSGETEDSFIADLAVAVNAGQIKTGSLSRSDRLAKYNQLLRIEEELGRAARFLGYAAF